A stretch of the Lactuca sativa cultivar Salinas chromosome 9, Lsat_Salinas_v11, whole genome shotgun sequence genome encodes the following:
- the LOC111881269 gene encoding urease accessory protein F isoform X1, with product MLTLDLSIVMNENKVEANNGTTRPPSDPLLQWSKWQLLDSILPTGGFAHSFGLEAGMQSRIVSHPEDLQTHVIHVLENTASLLLPFVYSATISPDVDTWQHLDAILDATLTNEVSRKASVSQGSALMRVSASVFSEIPGLKMMRNVGLSGRNVWFHHAPVFGLVCGLIGLDGETAQRAYLFVTMRDVISAATRLNLVGPLGAAVLQHQVAVVAEEVLKKWKNREADEACQTSPLLDTVQGCHSYLFSRLFCS from the exons ATGTTG ACTCTCGATTTATCTATCGTAATGAATGAAAATAAAGTAGAAGCAAATAATGGGACCACTCGCCCCCCATCAGATCCTCTTCTCCAATGGAGCAAATGGCAGTTACTCGATTCCATTCTCCCAACGGGCGGATTTGCCCATTCCTTTGGTCTCGAGGCCGGAATGCAATCGCGCATAGTCTCCCACCCCGAAGACCTCCAAACACACGTAATCCACGTCCTCGAGAACACCGCAAGTCTCCTCCTTCCTTTTGTCTACTCCGCCACAATATCGCCAGATGTCGACACGTGGCAACATCTCGACGCCATTTTAGACGCAACACTAACAAACGAAGTGAGCCGAAAGGCATCGGTTTCACAGGGTTCAGCATTGATGAGGGTATCGGCTTCGGTTTTCTCTGAGATTCCGGGTCTGAAGATGATGAGAAACGTGGGGTTAAGCGGTCGGAATGTGTGGTTCCACCATGCCCCGGTTTTTGGGTTGGTTTGTGGGTTGATTGGGTTGGATGGGGAAACGGCTCAGAGGGCGTATTTGTTTGTGACGATGAGAGATGTTATATCGGCGGCAACCAGGCTGAACCTGGTGGGGCCGCTTGGTGCCGCCGTGTTGCAACACCAGGTCGCGGTGGTTGCCGAGGAGGTTTTGAAGAAGTGGAAGAACCGGGAAGCGGATGAAGCGTGTCAAACGAGTCCATTGCTTGATACGGTGCAGGGGTGCCACAGCTACCTGTTTTCAAGGCTTTTCTGTTCATGA
- the LOC111881269 gene encoding urease accessory protein F isoform X2 → MNENKVEANNGTTRPPSDPLLQWSKWQLLDSILPTGGFAHSFGLEAGMQSRIVSHPEDLQTHVIHVLENTASLLLPFVYSATISPDVDTWQHLDAILDATLTNEVSRKASVSQGSALMRVSASVFSEIPGLKMMRNVGLSGRNVWFHHAPVFGLVCGLIGLDGETAQRAYLFVTMRDVISAATRLNLVGPLGAAVLQHQVAVVAEEVLKKWKNREADEACQTSPLLDTVQGCHSYLFSRLFCS, encoded by the coding sequence ATGAATGAAAATAAAGTAGAAGCAAATAATGGGACCACTCGCCCCCCATCAGATCCTCTTCTCCAATGGAGCAAATGGCAGTTACTCGATTCCATTCTCCCAACGGGCGGATTTGCCCATTCCTTTGGTCTCGAGGCCGGAATGCAATCGCGCATAGTCTCCCACCCCGAAGACCTCCAAACACACGTAATCCACGTCCTCGAGAACACCGCAAGTCTCCTCCTTCCTTTTGTCTACTCCGCCACAATATCGCCAGATGTCGACACGTGGCAACATCTCGACGCCATTTTAGACGCAACACTAACAAACGAAGTGAGCCGAAAGGCATCGGTTTCACAGGGTTCAGCATTGATGAGGGTATCGGCTTCGGTTTTCTCTGAGATTCCGGGTCTGAAGATGATGAGAAACGTGGGGTTAAGCGGTCGGAATGTGTGGTTCCACCATGCCCCGGTTTTTGGGTTGGTTTGTGGGTTGATTGGGTTGGATGGGGAAACGGCTCAGAGGGCGTATTTGTTTGTGACGATGAGAGATGTTATATCGGCGGCAACCAGGCTGAACCTGGTGGGGCCGCTTGGTGCCGCCGTGTTGCAACACCAGGTCGCGGTGGTTGCCGAGGAGGTTTTGAAGAAGTGGAAGAACCGGGAAGCGGATGAAGCGTGTCAAACGAGTCCATTGCTTGATACGGTGCAGGGGTGCCACAGCTACCTGTTTTCAAGGCTTTTCTGTTCATGA